The following nucleotide sequence is from Zea mays cultivar B73 chromosome 1, Zm-B73-REFERENCE-NAM-5.0, whole genome shotgun sequence.
acggggataacgaagtggcatcttactatacttcttgcgctcatggcgcttagaagtgacggacgccgcgtcggagccggatgtggagggcgacgaagagtcgatctcgtagtagaccactttcttcctcttcttcttcttgtcgccactccgatgcgacttgacgtggggaggggattcctccttgcctttgaggccggactcccttgatggagccttcccgtagcttgtggccttctcgccggtttccatctccctcttggcggatgctcccgacaacacttcgagttgttagactctaatgaagtatcgggctctgataccaattgaaagtcgcctagaggggggatggATAGacagaatctgaaaattataaacttaagcacacactataaACCGGGGTTAACATTAGAATTAAAtcagagtccgaaagagagggggaaacaaattaaccaagaaataaagcggatgaacacagtgatttgttttaccgaggttcggttctaaagaacctagtacccgttgaggtggtcacaaagatcgggtctctttcaaccctttccctctctcaaacggtcacctagaccgagtgagctttctccttaatcaaacgggtcacttagaccccacaaggaccaccacacacttgtgtctcttgctttgattacaattctcttgggaacaagaatgaggaaggaagaaagcgatccaagaaacaagagcgcaaagaacacgaataaactctctctcaagtcactaggtgagtGAAATGTATTTGGGACttcgagaggctttgattctattgaaaatgtgtctaggagtgaatgcactagctcttgtattgaatgtgaagtgctggaaacttggatgcttggagtggtggtggttgggggtatttatagccctcaaccaccaaaggaTCGTTGGGGCagactgctgtcgatgggcgcaccggacagtccggtgcgtcagccacgtcacccaaccgttagggttcgggagcttctgactgttggaggctttgtcctctagtggcaccggatgGTCCGGTGTGCCTCTAATGGGCAGCTCTGCTCTACCGCGCACTATTGTGCACTGTTCATCTGAATCTTCagcttttgcaggcgaccgttgcgcgaagtagtcgttgctccgctggtgcaccggacagtccggtggcacactggatagtccggtgaattatagcggagcacactctgagaaacccgagagtggccagtttacTCTGGTACgaacctggtgcaccggacactgtccggtggcacaccggacagttcggtgcgccagaccagggcacacttgatTTCTTTGCTCTTTTGTATTTGAACCCAATCtttaatcttttattggtttgtgttgaacctttatgcacctgtatagtatataatctagagcaaactagttagtctaatatttgtgatgggcattcaaccaccaaaattaatactgggaaaaggttaaccctatttccctttcacctgcgCGCTAAGGCCTAGTTGTGATAGGTCATGAGTGTGTCGTAGGTAGGGCTAGAAAAAAGCTCGAGGCTCACGAGTCTGATCTGGCTCACTCAgattcggctcggctcggctctggCTCACTCAGATTCGGCTCGGCTCTGGAAGAAAAATCTTCAATGATCCTCGCTTTCTAAATTTTATTGAGTTACCTAGTAGTCAATCACCAATTGCCTCTGGAAGAAAATTCATGTAACCTTGCCATCCAGAGTGCAATGAATAACCCAGGTTAATCTGTCAGTTCGAATTTTCGAATTAGTTTCATTACTATCTAGTTTCTTTTTCCAGTTTCATCTCCTATGTCTACTTCTGGATTAAAAGAAGTGGGATATGGAGATTTGAGTATCCTCCCAaattgttttttttcttttatatGGTTAATCATTACCAATCTTATGGACTTATGGTACTTGGTTTAGGATTACTTTGAAACAGAGTGTTAATTCCATGCTTTACCTAAGGCGTTCCTTTCATTTATTTAAATACCTAAATCCAATCTGTCTTTTTCAGATTTGATGCCAAAATAGCTGCTGCAGTGGCTGAGGAAACAAACCTACCCTTTGTGACAGCAGAGAACAAGTTTGAAGCTTTGGTTAGTAACAGTGCACATATATAAATCTTACTCTAATTTGTTACTGCATATAGACAAGGAATTTGTTACTGTTTAGCAGTTGGAAGGGCATTTTTGAATATGTTGCCTCACAAAATGAAAATAACAAATAGTTACGAACTGAAATCAACTGACACAAATATCATCTGTTCCCAAGTTGAGTGGACGAAATATTAACATGTGTATGTCATTTTCATTTATTTTATTTAATTCTAGTTGTTAGGCTTTGTTCTTTGTAGAAGCAAAATCCAACCACTTATTTGTATAGTGTATTTAATATGGCTTTCGGTTTTATTGTCTGGCTACTTTTCCTTCTAATTTTATATTATTCAGACTATATTCTATTGTTTCATCACTATATGTTTTCATCAGTTTTTTCCTTATAAGTAGGCAGCACATGACGCTTTTGTTGAGAGCAGTGGTGCCGTAAATACAATTTCTGCATCTCTTATGAAGATAGCAAACGACATACGTTTGCTAGGAAGGTCGTTATTCCAATCTTCTATTTTTTATAACATATGATTTTCTCTAGCATTCTGGGGGCATGCACTAAATATTTCCAACACAATCATAGTGGTCCTCGGTGTGGTCTTGGTGAACTAATCCTACCAGAAAATGAGCCTGGGAGCAGCATTATGCCTGTAAGCAGACTGTTATTATATCATGATATGGTTTTTGTATGTTGATCAACGGAAGACAGCATTGTGAAGCTTCTGTTTCAACTTGTACTTTTCAGGGGAAAGTTAATCCAACCCAGTGTGAGGCTCTGACAATGGTTTGTGCACAGGTACAAAATTTAATGTTTGAAGAAAATTCTAATCTCCATATTCCTTGTGAGGACTACATATTCATCTATTATGTTGTTTATGGTTAAGGTGATCTGCACCTCATAAGTCATAACTACCTTCCAGCTTGCTTAGATAGTCAGAAACATTTTTAGGGAGCAGTTGTTGTAATTTACTGTAGGAAATTACATAGATCTGAGTCATATAATTTGTCTGATGCAGTGCTTTTTACTATACTTTTAAAACTAAATGTTGGATAAGGAACAATTGCATCTGAATAGCGATCAATAACAAATAATTGAGTTGATAAAAATGAATTCTTTTAGCATATCTGACAAATGAAATATGCTTATACGAGGGGCCCTCCACctttactttttgcaaataagctgaAATCTTGGTACCTGACTGTGGCTGCTGCTGAAGCTGAACCATATTTGTCTTGACATTCTATTTCTTCTGCATTATTTACTCTAGCATATGCATCTGACTATATCTGAATTTTAATAATTTCAAATAACTGTCATTTGGTTGATGGCATTGCAGGTTATGGGTAATCATGTTGGTGTTACAATTGGTGGTGCCAATGGGCATTTTGAACTGAATGTTTTTAAGCCAATGATCGCAGCCGGATTACTTCGAGTATGCTTTCTACTATCATACTTCAATACGGTTAATTTACTATAGGGACTCTTTCTAGCCTCATAACCCTCTTGTTGATTTAGGTACATAATGTTAATATATGAGTTGGTAACTTTAACCTCGTGATTTTTACTGCAAATGTCTTATAACCTTTCCCTTTTTCAACAGTCATTGAGGTTGTTAGGGGATGCATCCGTGTCCTTTGAGAAAAATTGTGTCAGGGGAATTCAAGCAAACCACAAGAGAATTTCACAACTTTTGCATGAGGTAACAATCCATGACATTTTTTACTGagtacttgcaaatgatttgtgtaTACTGTATAAGGTGCAATACTTATTTCTCTTCCTTTTTTTGTCCAGTCTCTGATGTTAGTGACATCTTTGAACCCTGTAAGTAAAATGAAAATTTACCTTTTTTAAATATCTGTTTGTGGTTGTAAAAAGTAGTGAGCCATGCTTACTTTTTGAACGATTGCAGAAAATTGGCTATGACAATGCTGCAGCTGTTGCTAAGAAAGCCCACAAAGAAGGAACCACGTTGAAGGTGATCTTTCGTTACTTATTTCACTTTGCCTTGGCCTTGCTCTGTGGTGTATTACGTGCTATCTTAGCTTAGGTGACTTGCGCATGTTGATATCTTGGCCTGGTTGGCTGAACTATTCAATTCTTAAGGCATTAGATATGGTAAACTTGAAGGACATTAAATCATGTGATATAAGTTCATTCTCCATTCTCTTGTTTATTCTTATCCTCCTAGAGTACCACCTAATCATGGGAATTGTATTTTGTGTTGATTTCACATTCTTTAAACTTTTCTCATGGTATTATACACTAATCCCTTCTCTATTTTATCTTTTCCCCAGAAAGCTGCATTAGACCTTGGAGTATTAACGGAGCAAGAATTCCATGAGCTTGTCGTCCCAGAGAAAATGATTGGTCCTTCTGATTGATAACCCCATGTTCACTATGTTTCTTTGAAGCATTCAGGTTGCCACATCCGCGAGTTCTGGTGGCCCTGTGTTTCCAAGTTAATGATTCTAGCGCATCCATAAATAAAGCAAATAATTTTTCATATGGTCATTAGGTCCTGACCGAAG
It contains:
- the LOC103634625 gene encoding fumarate hydratase 1, mitochondrial, yielding QSVFFRFDAKIAAAVAEETNLPFVTAENKFEALAAHDAFVESSGAVNTISASLMKIANDIRLLGSGPRCGLGELILPENEPGSSIMPGKVNPTQCEALTMVCAQVMGNHVGVTIGGANGHFELNVFKPMIAAGLLRSLRLLGDASVSFEKNCVRGIQANHKRISQLLHESLMLVTSLNPKIGYDNAAAVAKKAHKEGTTLKKAALDLGVLTEQEFHELVVPEKMIGPSD